TCGCTCAGCGACTACCGCGCGCACGGCGGATGGGCTGGTCTCGAGCATGCGCTCACGGTCACCCCGCAGGCCATCATCGACGAAGTGAACGCGTCGGGGCTGCGCGGACGCGGTGGCGCAGCGTTCCCCGCCGGTATCAAATGGCAGACCGTGCTCAACGCGGAGTCGGCCACCAAGTACATCGTGTGCAACGCCGACGAAGGCGATTCGGGCACGTTCGCCGACCGGTTGCTGATGGAGGCCGATCCCTTCCAGCTCGTCGAAGGCATGATCGTCGCCGGACTCGCCGTAGGAGCAACCCGCGGCTTCATCTACCTGCGATCCGAGTATCCGCACACCATTCACGTGATGACCCGCGCGCTGCGGATCGCGCGCGACGCCGGCGTACTTGGATCGCGCGTGATGGGTACAGCGAACGCGTTCGACATCGCGCTGCGCGTAGGCGGCGGCGCATATATCTGCGGCGAAGAAACCGCGCTGCTGGAGAGCCTCGAAGGCAAGCGTGGCGTCGTGCGCGCCAAGCCCCCGCTGCCCGCCCGTTCAGGGCTGTTCGGCCAGCCCACCGTCATCAACAACGTGCTGACGCTGGCGGCCGTGTCCGCCATCGTGGCGCACGGCGGTGCACACTACGCCGGCTTCGGCGTCGAGCGGTCCACGGGTACGATGCCCTTCCAACTCGGCGGCAACGTCATGCGTGGCGGCATCGTCGAGGTGCCGTTCGGGATCACCCTCACCGATCTCATCACGCGCTTCGGCGGCGGCAGCTACAGCAGGCGCCCCATCAAGGCCATCCAGGTGGGAGGGCCGCTGGGCGCGTACCTGCCCGAGTCACAGTGGGGTACTCTACTGGGGTACGAGCACTTCGCTGCCATTGGCGCGATGCTGGGCCACGGTGGCATCGTGGTGTTCGACGACACGGTCGACATGGGCGCGCAGGCCGAGTTTGCGATGGCCTTCTGCGCCCACGAGTCGTGCGGCAAATGCACCCCCTGCCGCATCGGCTCGACGCGCGCCGTGGAAGTCATCGGCCGCATCCGTCGCGGTGAGGCGAAGCGCAAGAACTGGGAGCTGCTGGACGAGTTGTGCGAAACGATGGAGCTGGGCTCACTCTGTGCGCTGGGCGGCCTCGCGCCGATGCCAGTGCGTAGCGTGATGAAGCATTTTGCCGGAGATCTCTGACCATGTCGACGACGACGGTGCAGCTCACCATCGATGGCATCGCGATCACCGTGCCGGCCGGAACGTCGGTCATGCACGCCGCACGCAGCGCCGGTGTTGCCATCGCCAAGCTCTGCGCCACCGACTCGCTGCAGGCGTTCGGCTCCTGCCGGCTGTGCGTGGTCGACATCGCCGGCCGCAAGGGACTTCCGGCCTCCTGCACGACACCGGTCGAGGAAGGCATGGTGGTGCGCACGCAGACCGAGAAAGTCGCGCGGGTGCGGCGCAACGTGATGGAGCTGTACATCTCCGACCATCCGCTCGATTGCTTGACCTGCGCCGCCAATGGCGACTGCGAGTTGCAGGATATGGCCGGCGCGGTGGGGCTGCGCGAGGTGCGCTATGGCATGGCCGGGGCGAATCACCTGCAGGCCAAAAAGGACGAGTCGAATCCGTACTTCACCTTCGATCCGGCCAAGTGCATCGTCTGTTCACGCTGCGTGCGCGCCTGCGACGAGATTCAGGGCACGTTCGCGCTGAGCATCACCGATCGCGGGTTCGGCTCGAAAGTCAGCGCTGGCATGAACGAATCGTTCCTGGCGTCGGAGTGTGTGTCGTGCGGCGCCTGCGTACAGGCCTGCCCCACCGCCACGCTCACCGAGAAAAGCGTCATCGCGGCCGGTCAGCCCGATCGCACGGTGAAGACGACCTGCGCGTACTGCGGTGTCGGCTGCTCGTTCAACGCCGAGATGAAGGGCAACGATGTGGTGCGCATGGTCCCCGACATGAGCGGCGGCGCGAACGAAGGGCATTCCTGCGTAAAGGGGCGCTTCGCCTGGGGCTACGCCAGCCATCGTGACCGGGTACTCGCGCCGATGGTCCGTGAGCAGATCACCGATGCCTGGCGCGAAGTCAGCTGGGACGAGGCCATCGCCTATGCGGCCGGGCGGTTCCGCGCCATTCAGGCGCAGCACGGACGCGGTGCCATCGGCGGAATCTCGTCGTCGCGCTGCACGAATGAAGAAGTGTATCTGGTGCAGAAGATGGTGCGCGCCGCGTTCGGCAACAACAACATCGACACCTGCGCCCGCGTCTGTCATTCGCCCACTGGCTACGGCCTCAAACAAACCTTTGGCACGTCGGCTGGCACGCAGGACTTCAAATCGGTGGCGCATGCCGATGTGATCGTGGTGATCGGCGCCAACCCCACCGATGCACATCCGGTGTTCGCGTCGCGCATGAAGCGTCGGCTCCGACAGGGCGCCAAGCTCATCGTCATCGATCCACGCCGTATCGATCTCGTACGCAGCCCGCACATTCAGGCGGCCTATCACCTGCCCCTCCGGCCCGGCACCAACGTCGCCGTGATCAACGCGATGGCACATGTCATCGTCACCGAGGGGTTGGTGCACGACGCCTTCGTGGCGGAGCGGTGTGACGCGAAATCCTTCGCGCAGTGGTGCGACTTCATTGCGCTGCCGGAGAACTCACCGGAGGCCACCGAGGCGTTCAGTGGTGTTCCTGCCGACGACGTGCGACGCGCCGCTCGCCTGTACGCCACCGGTGGCAACTCGGCCATCTACTATGGCCTGGGCGTCACGGAGCACAGCCAGGG
This genomic window from Gemmatimonas sp. contains:
- a CDS encoding NAD(P)H-dependent oxidoreductase subunit E; the protein is MPVDVDHELEVLQALLDGSPTDADYLLPVLQQVQQRFGYVSPAAIRFVAQAFNRSRAEVYGVVSFYGDLREEPVGDVVVQLCMAEACQAVGCRELARHAESSLQVKLGETTPDGRVQLEAVYCLGNCALGPSVRLGGAVHGGVTADRLDALVHEALTTAHREAGTVTDLTDSSDIVAARGMPCTVRVFVPNDTAARSVGADAVAAAINALGLDIAVVRNGSRGAYWLEPLVEIDTPQGRVGFANITAEQVTALFADRRLPNADHSLSIGLVDDIPWLRDQHRITFRRVGIIDPLSLSDYRAHGGWAGLEHALTVTPQAIIDEVNASGLRGRGGAAFPAGIKWQTVLNAESATKYIVCNADEGDSGTFADRLLMEADPFQLVEGMIVAGLAVGATRGFIYLRSEYPHTIHVMTRALRIARDAGVLGSRVMGTANAFDIALRVGGGAYICGEETALLESLEGKRGVVRAKPPLPARSGLFGQPTVINNVLTLAAVSAIVAHGGAHYAGFGVERSTGTMPFQLGGNVMRGGIVEVPFGITLTDLITRFGGGSYSRRPIKAIQVGGPLGAYLPESQWGTLLGYEHFAAIGAMLGHGGIVVFDDTVDMGAQAEFAMAFCAHESCGKCTPCRIGSTRAVEVIGRIRRGEAKRKNWELLDELCETMELGSLCALGGLAPMPVRSVMKHFAGDL
- the fdhF gene encoding formate dehydrogenase subunit alpha, giving the protein MSTTTVQLTIDGIAITVPAGTSVMHAARSAGVAIAKLCATDSLQAFGSCRLCVVDIAGRKGLPASCTTPVEEGMVVRTQTEKVARVRRNVMELYISDHPLDCLTCAANGDCELQDMAGAVGLREVRYGMAGANHLQAKKDESNPYFTFDPAKCIVCSRCVRACDEIQGTFALSITDRGFGSKVSAGMNESFLASECVSCGACVQACPTATLTEKSVIAAGQPDRTVKTTCAYCGVGCSFNAEMKGNDVVRMVPDMSGGANEGHSCVKGRFAWGYASHRDRVLAPMVREQITDAWREVSWDEAIAYAAGRFRAIQAQHGRGAIGGISSSRCTNEEVYLVQKMVRAAFGNNNIDTCARVCHSPTGYGLKQTFGTSAGTQDFKSVAHADVIVVIGANPTDAHPVFASRMKRRLRQGAKLIVIDPRRIDLVRSPHIQAAYHLPLRPGTNVAVINAMAHVIVTEGLVHDAFVAERCDAKSFAQWCDFIALPENSPEATEAFSGVPADDVRRAARLYATGGNSAIYYGLGVTEHSQGSTMVMGIANLAMAVGQLGREGTGVNPLRGQNNVQGACDMGSFPHELPGYRHISDDTIRAQFEQSWHVALDAEPGLRIPNMLASATAGHFHGIFIHGEDIAQSDPDTKHVTDALRAMELVVVQDLFLNETAKYAHVFFPGTAFLEKDGTFTNAERRINRVRPVMPPRTGLSEWEIVCRLSTAMGYPMDYRNAAEIMDEIASLTPTFAGVSFAHLDRVGSVQWPCNDRTPLGTRIMHEDAFVRGKGRFLITQYVPTDEKSTRRFPLLLTTGRVLSQYNVGTATRRTANTVWHDEDVLEIHPHDAEVRGIGNGDHVHVASRKGAITLHAKVTDRVAPGIVYTTFHHPDSSANVITTEYSDWATNCPEYKVTAVEVRPGD